The sequence ctaaactcactcatgGAATAAATTTTCACTTGAAAAGTTCCTTAGGAACCTCATTTTTGCCCCTGGGCCTGCATACTGATGCCTAACtcacacctaagccccagtgcaatCCTCAAATCAGATGATAGATGGGGGAACACCATCACGGCCTGATCAGGTAGGCATTTTCTAAGCATGACTTACTCCACACAAAACAGAGGAGGACAACTCCCTTATAACCTTGATCCCGTGGTTAGGGTGCTCAGGTGGGCTGAGGGAAGCCCATTTGATTTCCCCTTTTCTTCAATAGGCAGAGGGGATTTGAACAGGAGTTTCCCACCTTTCAAGTGAGCACCCTAACCCCCAGGGCATATTCAGATGTGGGTCTCTTGTTGTAGTCATTCTATGTTGTATTAAATATTAATGGGCCCAGAGAGAGAACGAGACTATCGTCCaatggttagaacactcacctgaGGTTGGaatcctgttcaaatcccttctgctTGTCAGGCGGAGTGGGGAACTGAACCAGTTTCCCACATTCTGTGTGAGCACTCTGACACTGGGACAAAGGACGGCACCTGCCATCTCCTCCTTTaacaccctccacacacacacacacacacacattgttgtGGGGGTCaggcaggtgcctaacttctGTTCTTTCAAGCAACAGCTTAGGCATCGAAGGTGCCTGACTCCAGGAAAGGCATTCCCAGCTGTAGATTGCAAGCACAGATAGATGCCTCCCTGTATCCCacactcaggccatgtctacacaagTTATGGTAGCATTCAGCTGCTGAAGTTTGTACATCACTCATGTGCTTGCATATTTGGCTGCTTGTGTCTGCACTGCACGTATTTTCCAGGAGTTCTTGTTTTGATACAAAGTGCTATACATGGTGGGTAGGCATCCCAGTGTGCCATTTGCTGCCTTCTGGCAAAATGCCTTTTGGGCAATGTTCACAATGTGTTGGAGGAAGCAGTTGTTTCAGGGTCTTAACTCAAAACTTTTATAGTGAGACAGTAAACTGTGCTACTCATGGACAGGCTGGGTTCCATTTTAATCatttaatacagtaactcctcgcttaacattgtagttatgttcctgaaaaatgcgactttaagcaaaactatGTTAAgagaatccaatttccccataagaattaatgtgggggggggggttgggttccAGTGAaaattttttcaccagacaaaaaaacctatatattatacatacacacacacagtataaactttaaacaatttaatactgtacacagtgatgatgattgtgaagcttggttgaagtAGTGAAgctagagggtggaagagggtgggatatttcccagggaatggcttactgctaaatgatgaactagcttttggctgagccctcaagggttaacccattgttgttaatgtagcctcacactctacaaggcagcatgaatggaagAAGGGGAGACAGCACGGCAGACAGAGACACATGGGAGGGGAACACCCTGACGTTAGCCcccctctcttctcctctccctccccgcccccgtccctgcacacagcaagcaggaggctcctgggagcagctccaaggcagaagcAGCACATGACAACTGAGCTACCAGCAACTGAtggcctgctgggcggctgccgcacagggaacttaggggtgCGGCGAGCTGATGAGGGGCTgtcggtccaccctggttccaagcccccaccagctagctccaactggctgctcttcctgcaagcagtggacaaagcaggcggctgccaaacaacgttacaagggagcattgcacaactttaaatgagcatgttctctaattgatcagcaatgtaacaacgaaactttaagtgaggagttactgtagacACAACTCCCAATTTATTGGTTAAATAATTTTACAAAAGTGAGAATAGTCAGTGCATACTACGATTTAATTGCTTTTTGTTCCACGCATTTCAGATGCCGCCGAATTACTAATTCTCCTGTGCTCTTAAGTAAGGTATCTGACATTTCCTCTTCTGTGGGAATTCCATGAGGCAGTTTCAGGGGCTGAATTCTACAGACAAGAGAATTTGTTTAAAACATGGACTATGGTAACAAGTTATTTTAATTGTTGCTGGTTAAAGGAAAAGTTAACAAACCTTATTAGATGCTTTATGACTTTCAGTTTTCCATTCACAGATGGGATATTTTTGTGCACTCTGGGCTGATTTGCCTATAAACAATGCAGAATGTTACAAACTCACTTTGAAAAAGCAATTTATGTCTCTAGGAACTGATGTATTCAACTGAAGAATTCACATATCAATAAAAGAAGAACATAGTACACAAAATTAAACTACTTTGGGAAATTCACACTTCTTGAAAATAAGTGTGCTAAAATTCATTAAACTTTTGGGATTCAccaacatcttcattaatacAAATGCTTATTTCCTATTAATATCCATGGGAGATCCATACATCTAGGCTCCAATCATGCAAATGCCTACCTATTTGCTCAACTTTATTATTGTGAGTAATCcttttgatttcaataggatttgaAGATCTGAGAAAAGAATTTTGCCCTAAATTTCTAGGCTAATTACTTTACAGATGTGCATGATAAACATGAAATAAAGTAAATTAGAAAGTATACTTTATCCAGTCCAAGATCATGTATTATCTTCTTTTCCCAATATGGACGACCTATTCCACTTTTGATTCTAGTGACAAGATGCAGTTTGTGAGGCTGCTGAGGATCACCTCCGTATTTTTCATGATCTGAAGGCCGTGGCTGAAATACCTACAAATAAGTAGTTCACAAAAggcatggttttgtttttttatttttaaacattttcaaacagtTACTGAATCCAACAATATCTTGCTGTAAAAATATTcccctaaaatatattttagtctTTCACTAG is a genomic window of Lepidochelys kempii isolate rLepKem1 chromosome 1, rLepKem1.hap2, whole genome shotgun sequence containing:
- the MRPL30 gene encoding large ribosomal subunit protein uL30m isoform X2, producing the protein MESLTWTGWIRHKFTKSRIPASVFQPRPSDHEKYGGDPQQPHKLHLVTRIKSGIGRPYWEKKIIHDLGLDKANQPRVHKNIPSVNGKLKVIKHLIRIQPLKLPHGIPTEEEMSDTLLKSTGELVIRRHLKCVEQKAIKS
- the MRPL30 gene encoding large ribosomal subunit protein uL30m isoform X1, whose amino-acid sequence is MAAAALGCVAKRPPAAWRTLAKSSMESLTWTGWIRHKFTKSRIPASVFQPRPSDHEKYGGDPQQPHKLHLVTRIKSGIGRPYWEKKIIHDLGLDKANQPRVHKNIPSVNGKLKVIKHLIRIQPLKLPHGIPTEEEMSDTLLKSTGELVIRRHLKCVEQKAIKS